GGTTGTTCCACTCAACCCAATCCACCGTGCCCGAAGCTAGTGCTGCCGTCACTTCTGATCCAGGTACATTTACTACCACTGCACCGAGTTGTTTCATGGCTTCGGCGGCGATACCCGGCATCCGCATTTTAAGACCCTTGAAGTCCGCCAGTGACTTGACTTCTTTGGTGGACCAGCCGGGATGCTGTACGCCGGTATTGCCACAAAGAACAAATTTGCATCCGAGTTGATCACGATAGACCTTATCGGCAAGCTCCATGCCGCCGCCGAAGTAGTACCATGCGTTATATTCCTGAGCGGTCAAACCAAAAGGCATATTACTCAGAAACTGCGTAGCCGGAGCTTTTCCCTTCCAGTAGTAGGGCGCACCGTGACCTATCTCGACGGTTCCGCTTCCAACAGCATCAATAGACTCAAAGGCCGGTACTATTTCGCCGCTGGGATGAAGTTCAATAGTGAAGTCACCACCGGACACTTGTGTGACCATATCCGCGAAATATTGGGCACCGGTTCCCAAACCAGGCAAGTTTCGCGGCCATGTGCTTACCATGGTCCACTTGGTCCGACTCTTGGAT
The nucleotide sequence above comes from Pseudomonadota bacterium. Encoded proteins:
- a CDS encoding ABC transporter substrate-binding protein, giving the protein MTNTTLDPKRRKLLKGGAIAAAGAAMAGFSAPAISKSRTKWTMVSTWPRNLPGLGTGAQYFADMVTQVSGGDFTIELHPSGEIVPAFESIDAVGSGTVEIGHGAPYYWKGKAPATQFLSNMPFGLTAQEYNAWYYFGGGMELADKVYRDQLGCKFVLCGNTGVQHPGWSTKEVKSLADFKGLKMRMPGIAAEAMKQLGAVVVNVPGSEVTAALASGTVDWVEWNNPHGEASMAFYRFAKYYYTPGFHESGTALELFINSKAWDGLSKENQALIEQCAAATNVRMLSEFVWYSGPQFQEFISKHGTQERVIDDESLVAIGNEIGKVIETIISSDKYSREVYASLMKARELQMPYSNNTEVEFMRARALPYVFPKV